A segment of the Xenorhabdus bovienii SS-2004 genome:
TGATGAGCAATATCGAGCCATGTTGTGGGTTCATCAAGAAACAGCAAGGGAGTTTGCTGGGCTAATACCATAGCTACCCAGGCACGCTGCTTCTGCCCTCCGGATAACTCATCAACATAGCGTTCAGCTAATGGTGCAATCCCTGTGGCTTTCATCGCCTGAGCCACAGCAGTTTTATCATCCAGACTCCATTGGCGCAGCAGGCTTTGATGGGGATAGCGGCCACGGGCGACTAGTTCGGAAACCGTGATATTTTCCGGCACTATCGCTTGCTGGGGCAGTAAACCTAACTGACGTGCCAATGCCTTAGTCGGTATTTGTTGAATATCTTTTCCATCCAGCAAAATATGACCGTGATGGGGCTTCAGTAAACGACAAAGCGCACGCAGTAACGTAGATTTACCGCAGGCATTCGGGCCAATAATTACGCTGAACTGTTTATCCGGAATACTGATACTTAAATCTTCAGCAATAATTTTTCGTTCATAGCCTAATGTCAAATGTGAAGCGCTGAGGCGATATGTCATCGATAATTACTCTTTCTGTTTACTGTATGATTGGCATTATTGGCGAGCTTCCCGAATAAGAAGCCAAATAAGGTAGATACCACCAATACTGACGGTGACAGCACCCACAGGTAGCTGCACATTTGAAAAAGTATGCTGCGCAACTAAATCAGCAGTTAACAATAGCAAGGCACCTGTCATGGCAGCAGAAAACAGGGGAACATAGCTTGTACCTGTTAATCTTCGGGCAATTTGCGGTGCAGCAAGGGAAATAAAGGATATCGGGCCTGTCGTTGCCGTCACGACAGCAGTCAGCAGTATGCCATAGAGAATAAGCTGCATACGGTTAGTTTCAACATTACAGCCCAAGGCGCTGGCTTTATCATCCCCCATTTCCATTATTTTCAGCGACTTTGCCAAAGCAAAAGCGCCGAAAGTAAGCAAAGGAATGACAAACAGAGCTGAGGCCGCTTTTTGCCAGGTAATGCCGTTAAGCGAACCGTTACCCCAAAGTGCCGCACTCATAACATGTTCCAGCGAACCCGTTACGATAAGCCAAGTATTGACCGCTGTCAGCATGGCACTGATAGCAATCCCCACAATAATCAGGCGAAAACCGTGGATACCCTGACGCCAGGCGAGTAAATAAATTAAGACAGCGGTTAATGAGCCGCCGATCAGCGCACCCAGAGTCATTTGATAATAACCGCCATTTAGAAAAATCAGAGTAATCAGTACGCCAGTCCATGCGCCGGTACTGAATCCCATAATATCGGGGCTGCCCAAAGGATTGCGGATGACAGACTGAAAGATAGCGCCACTTATCGCCAGTGCGGCTCCGACCACCAGCGCAATAGCAACACGAGGCGCTCGCCATTGCGTGACGACAGCAATAATGCCGGGATCACCTTCACCTTGAAAAGCCTGACAGATTTGCCAGAAGGAAAGTTTCAGCGTTCCGTAATAAACAGCGAACAGCGCTAATAACATAATTAAAAATAGCTGGAAAGTATTCACCAGTAAAACCCGAAGGGAAATTCGGCCATTTATCCACCCTTCTGGATGCCCGACTTGCAACATTTTCGACATGAAATCTGTCTCCTGCTCAGTATTTACGCTTGCGTACCTGCCAGATCAGCACGGGCGCGCCAATAAAGGCCGTGACGATTGATACGCGCAACTCACCGGCAACCAGTAAACGCCCGACGATATCTGCACTAAGCAATAACACCGGAGCCATGAGTAATGAATGCAGAATGATCCAGCGTTGGTCTGGGCCACACCACCAACGCGCGATATGTGGGATCATCAATCCGACAAACCCGATCGGGCCAGCCAATGCAGTTGCCGTTCCACATAACAGCATAATGGCTATGATGGCTGAAACTTTTACCCAGAGAATTTTTACGCCTAACGTTATTGCGATTTCTTCCCCCATACTCAACGTATTGAGTGGCCTTGAAATCAATAAGGTGAGCGCACAGCCGATAAGAATGAACGGAGCAACAAGGAGAGTGACCTGTAAGGATCGGATATCCAGCGTACCCGCCTGCCAGATGCGTAATTGATCGAAAGTTGAAGGATTGAGCAGGGCAATATTGGTAGTTATTCCGGTTAACAGGGCGCTAATCGCGACTCCTGACAGTGTTAAACGAACAGGATTGGATTTATCACCAGACTGCATACTGATTAACCATACCGCCAGGCTGGCAAGAAAAGCGCCCAGACAGGCCACGCTAACTTTTGCCATAACACTGCTTAAGCCAAATAATGTGATTGCCACTACGATGGCAAAGCTGGCTCCTGCGTTGACGCCCAATATACCCGGGTCTGCCAGAGGGTTACGTGTCAATGCCTGAATTAATGCCCCCGCACCACCTAATGCCATGCCGACCAAAATACCGACAAGGGTACGAGGCAGGCGCGATTCGAGAATAATGATGCTCTCATTGTTATGCAGCTCACCGGTTAAACTATGCCAGACGGTCTCAGGGGCAATATATTTACTGCCTAATAACAGACTCGCTATAGAAAAAATAATGAGGAGTAATAAACAGATTATGGGACCTGTTAACCGACGGGTGCGATAAGTATGAAATTGAGACAAGGGTTTTGAAGAGGTTATCTCACGATGCATTGGGGCAGCAGGCATAACCGGAAAGGCTCCATTCGTTATTGATTGTGATAATCATTTGTATTGCCATTATCATTAACGGTCGATATGCTAGCACAGCTTTTTCTGGAAACATATTTATATTGCGGCAATTAAGCTGCGAAGATCACTTATTTCAATTCCTGTTTACGTATTGCATGGAGCATCATGGCTAAGTCATCAATCCTGCTGGACTTCAGTTTACTTAAAAATAATGCACATTTCCGCGCTATCTTTATCGCCCGTATGCTATCTGTTTTTGCATTAGGAATGCTGACAGTGGGCGTCCCAGTTCAAATGCAGTTTCTGACCGGTTCTACCTTGCAGGTGGGGATCGTGGTGGCATTGGATGGGATCGGCATGTTTATCGGATTGATGCTGGGCGGAATACTGGCCGACCGCTATGACAGGCGTAAATTGATTCTGTTTGCCCGTGGCACTTGTGGCTTGGGTTTTGTTGCATTGAGTTTTAATGCGTTTTTGGATTCCCCTTCACTGTTTGTCCTCTATTTCCTTTCCGTCTGGGATGGGTTCTTTGGCGCTTTAGGCATGACCGCTTTAATGGCGGCGATCCCAAACTTAGTCGGCCGGGAAAATCTGGCGGCGGCGGGTGCCTTGAGTATGATCACGGTTCGTATTGGTGCCATTCTTTCTCCCGCACTAGGTGGGCTTATTATCGTTGCCAGCGGACCTGGCTGGAACTTTGCCATTGCCGCAGCAGGGACTTTGGCTACACTGATCCCGCTGGTGAGGTTGCCAAAGATGAAGCCACAGTCAACCCGGCAAGAGCATCCACTCCGAGCGTTAGTGAGTGGTGTACAATTTGTCTGTCAGCATAAAATCGTAGGCAGTGTGATATTAGTCGGTATGTTGATCAGCATGGCGGGGGCAGTTCGCATCCTTTTCCCTGCATTATCTCAAGAGGTTTATCACCAAGGTCCTTCCGCGACAGGTTTAATGTATTCAGCCGTTCCTCTGGGTGCCATGCTAGGAGCATTTACCAGTGGCTGGATAGGACGGAGCGCCCGGCCCGGTCTTCTGCTCATTATTTTTGCGTTGGGCTCTTTCCTTGCATTATCCCTGCTCGGTCTCATGACGCATATTGTCCCGGCATTACTCGCATTGGTGTGTTATGGCTACCTGAATGCTTTTGCTTCCTTATTACAGTTTACACTCATCCAGAGTCATACACCTGATCACCTATTGGGGCGGGTGAATAGTTTTGTCACAGCACAGGATGTTACTGGTGATTCCTTGGGAGCGTTGGGATTGGGCGTCATGGGACGTCTGTTATCTCCTCTCATAACGGCGCTTTCGTTTGGTTCTTTTGCGGCAATTACCTGTCTATTGCTTGCAGCACTGGTAAAACCTCTGCGCCATTCTACTCTGCATAATAATGCCGCATCATTAGAGGGCGGTGCCTCTGAAAAGTGAGTATGATGCAGCAATATTTATTTTTTGAACCGACTAATTTTTTAATTCTTGATTTGAGAAATAGTGTTCAATGCGATCAAGCATATTGTTTGCACTGTAATAGTCTAAGCGAAAAGTATCCGGCCCCATCGCATAGAGGCGTTGGGTACTGACAGCAGGCAGGTGCTGTAAAAAAGGGTTAGCACTCACAACTTGAATTGTGCTGTCATTGGTAGCGAATAGCATAAAAGATTGGCCGTTTAAACCATCTGCTAACCCTTCAGCAGAAAGCTGAATGATATCTTCACGTTTGCCCATACTGGTTTCTGTTTTCAGGTTGGTCGGTAATGTGGCGAGTGTAAAACCTAGTTGATGCAATAATTGCCCTTGCGCAGATGATGGCGTCCAAAGATTGACACCTCTCCCGTCAGCATAATAGACAAATGCAGAAACGGGATTCGGGGGTAAGGTGATATCTTGTTTCACTTTCTGCAAACGTTGCTCAAAGCGCGCGATGATTTCCCCGGCATCAGCTTCATGCCCGATTATTTGCCCAAGTTGCAGGGCAAGCTGTTGCCAGCTCTTATCGCCATAATCAATAACCAGTATGGGTGCAATGGTTGAGAGTTGTTCATACAGCTTCATGGCTGAATCCCCTCCCGTCGCTGAAATAACAATCAGATCTGGCACCATAGCCGCAACAGCTTCGGCATTGGGTTCACTGATATAGAGAAGCTTTACACCTCGTTCATAAGCGACTTTGGCCCATTGAATAAAAAATCCTCGGCTATCAGCCACATCGGTATTTGGACCGGTTGCGCCTGAAGCGATTAAAGGGGCATTGATAGCCAGCAAAGTGCCACTGAGCGTCACACTGGTAGAGACAATACGCTTAGGTGGCTGTGTTAATGTGAGAGGACCTTTTACTGTTTCGAAGGTTCGTGGCCAGCCCGCCATGCTGGTGGTTTCCCCAGAAGGTTGGGGATGTCCGGCTTTAATTTCTGTCGATTTTTTATCACAGCCACTGGTAAGAATTAGTGCGATAAAAGCAAAAAGAACGGTGATTAATCGGTAATAGGAAAAAGTAAATTTGCACTGCATTTTTAATTTCCTTAATCATCAGAGCGTAAATAGAATTCTGGCATGGGAATACCCAAAACTTTCATTCAACCTATTTGAATAAAGGGAAAGAGTACATTTTATCCAGA
Coding sequences within it:
- a CDS encoding FecCD family ABC transporter permease translates to MSKMLQVGHPEGWINGRISLRVLLVNTFQLFLIMLLALFAVYYGTLKLSFWQICQAFQGEGDPGIIAVVTQWRAPRVAIALVVGAALAISGAIFQSVIRNPLGSPDIMGFSTGAWTGVLITLIFLNGGYYQMTLGALIGGSLTAVLIYLLAWRQGIHGFRLIIVGIAISAMLTAVNTWLIVTGSLEHVMSAALWGNGSLNGITWQKAASALFVIPLLTFGAFALAKSLKIMEMGDDKASALGCNVETNRMQLILYGILLTAVVTATTGPISFISLAAPQIARRLTGTSYVPLFSAAMTGALLLLTADLVAQHTFSNVQLPVGAVTVSIGGIYLIWLLIREARQ
- a CDS encoding ABC transporter ATP-binding protein, whose protein sequence is MTYRLSASHLTLGYERKIIAEDLSISIPDKQFSVIIGPNACGKSTLLRALCRLLKPHHGHILLDGKDIQQIPTKALARQLGLLPQQAIVPENITVSELVARGRYPHQSLLRQWSLDDKTAVAQAMKATGIAPLAERYVDELSGGQKQRAWVAMVLAQQTPLLFLDEPTTWLDIAHQIDLLDLFLQLNQESSHTLVAVLHDINQACRYADHLIVMQAGQIVTQGKPQDIISTELIKSVFGLSCVVIEDPVSHTPLIIPCGRYHSVKGI
- the fepD gene encoding Fe(3+)-siderophore ABC transporter permease, giving the protein MHREITSSKPLSQFHTYRTRRLTGPIICLLLLIIFSIASLLLGSKYIAPETVWHSLTGELHNNESIIILESRLPRTLVGILVGMALGGAGALIQALTRNPLADPGILGVNAGASFAIVVAITLFGLSSVMAKVSVACLGAFLASLAVWLISMQSGDKSNPVRLTLSGVAISALLTGITTNIALLNPSTFDQLRIWQAGTLDIRSLQVTLLVAPFILIGCALTLLISRPLNTLSMGEEIAITLGVKILWVKVSAIIAIMLLCGTATALAGPIGFVGLMIPHIARWWCGPDQRWIILHSLLMAPVLLLSADIVGRLLVAGELRVSIVTAFIGAPVLIWQVRKRKY
- the entS gene encoding enterobactin transporter EntS, with translation MAKSSILLDFSLLKNNAHFRAIFIARMLSVFALGMLTVGVPVQMQFLTGSTLQVGIVVALDGIGMFIGLMLGGILADRYDRRKLILFARGTCGLGFVALSFNAFLDSPSLFVLYFLSVWDGFFGALGMTALMAAIPNLVGRENLAAAGALSMITVRIGAILSPALGGLIIVASGPGWNFAIAAAGTLATLIPLVRLPKMKPQSTRQEHPLRALVSGVQFVCQHKIVGSVILVGMLISMAGAVRILFPALSQEVYHQGPSATGLMYSAVPLGAMLGAFTSGWIGRSARPGLLLIIFALGSFLALSLLGLMTHIVPALLALVCYGYLNAFASLLQFTLIQSHTPDHLLGRVNSFVTAQDVTGDSLGALGLGVMGRLLSPLITALSFGSFAAITCLLLAALVKPLRHSTLHNNAASLEGGASEK
- the fepB gene encoding Fe2+-enterobactin ABC transporter substrate-binding protein; translation: MQCKFTFSYYRLITVLFAFIALILTSGCDKKSTEIKAGHPQPSGETTSMAGWPRTFETVKGPLTLTQPPKRIVSTSVTLSGTLLAINAPLIASGATGPNTDVADSRGFFIQWAKVAYERGVKLLYISEPNAEAVAAMVPDLIVISATGGDSAMKLYEQLSTIAPILVIDYGDKSWQQLALQLGQIIGHEADAGEIIARFEQRLQKVKQDITLPPNPVSAFVYYADGRGVNLWTPSSAQGQLLHQLGFTLATLPTNLKTETSMGKREDIIQLSAEGLADGLNGQSFMLFATNDSTIQVVSANPFLQHLPAVSTQRLYAMGPDTFRLDYYSANNMLDRIEHYFSNQELKN